The window TAATTAAAGTGATTCGGTTTGTAGAGGTTATGGAGTGAGGTAGGAGATATGAATATTACCACTTGACAATCTGAAATCCTGGGTATATCTGCAGCGTATTCTGAAGGTTTCTCCCGTGTTGAAAAAATTAATGGAAGAAAGGTTATGATTGAGCCCTGTAGTACGTTCTCCATGCCCTGTTGAAATACCGGCTAATGTGGTCTGTACAGGAGAAACTTTCTGGATATAAGAATTGGCAGTTCCCGCAGTCTGCCCGGAAGGATTCAGATTAAGATCATAAGTTGCATAGGGAACAATATTATAAAATCCTGGTTTTACTACGGTAAAAAGACCTGTTGTGGCATTATAGGTCAAATAAGCCGTATCAATCTTATTGCTCACATTGAAGATATAAGTTTGTGAATAACTTTCATGGGTACTAACCGGTGTAGAATGAGTACCTGTATAACTTCCGCTTGCGGGGCTTATATCCGTTTTATTTCCTACATACACCACCTTTAAAAAATTTTCAGATTCTATGGTCTTCCAAACCGGGGCATTTCCCTCTCCATTAGACATCAGTACTTCACCTTTGTTTCCTGAGTTTCCTTTTGTTCTGTCATCTCCGCCTACATTCAGATCTTTTACTACCTGAAGTGAGCCATTGACATGCAGTGTTTTCTGTGGTGTTGCTGTTTTAATCCCTATTTGTGCATTTAAAAGTATGGACATCATAAATAATGCCATATACAATAGCTTTTTTTTCATTCAATTGGTGATTTTTTAGTTGAGACAAATATAAAATGTTTTTAAATTGTCTGTTTTTTAAAGAATCAGTAATCATATAAAGCTATGGGTGGTTTTGATCTATATTACTGAAAATATGGCTTTTAATTAAAAGCCATATTTGTTTTATTGATGAACAATGCTGGTTACAAAATAGAATTATTAAATTCAATTAAAATTGAAAATATTTTGAATATTTTTCTTTTTGTAAGTTTAATAAACTGGTATTCAGTTGGTTGTGTTGTTTGTGTTAATTAAAAAAAATGAGTTATTTTCCAGCAGGATCATTTAGAACTTCATGCCTATTCCGGCAGAAAGTCTTCCTCCATCTGAACCATAGAAATAATTCAGCCTTGCAGACATCATTTCTACAATGCTCAGCCATAGCCCGGCACCGGCAGACTGATGCCATTTTCTCGAATTTTCAGTGTCATTCCATACACGGCCGATATCATATCCAATAAGAATCCCCATGTTGGCAGGAGCAATATTATTTCTTATCCTTCCGAAATCCCATCGGATTTCCGAGTTATTGGTAAAATAGGACCTTCCGGCAAATCTATCATTTCTGAACGCTCTCATGCCGTTGTTCCCTCCAATAGCTGCGGCCTGATAGAATTCGAAATTATTATTGTTCATCCACATCACGTTACTGGAATTGGCAAATACAAATTTCCCTTTCTTGTCAATTCTGTGGTCAACGGCTAATTTTCCTTTTACGGTCACGAAGTTTTTGTTAAAATCAGAAAGGGTAGCTTTCCAGTCTGCATTAAGCATAAATTCAAGGCCAAGAGTTGGGAAGGCTGCGTTATCGGCATTTTTATAGCCGAATGTATAATTGGCTCCTACAAACTGCTGGCTGTTAAATACACCCGGTCTTACATCCGGAGACTGATTGATAAAACGGTCAGCTTTTCGCTGTACTTTATTATCTTCAAAAGTTAACTGAAACTGGTGGCTGAGGTTCATCCAGCTTTTCTTATAAAGGGAAGGCGCAAAATTGAACTTGGAGATTCGGGCTCTGTTGTATTCTCTTTCCGTATTTTCCTTGTCATACTCACTTTCGTTGGAAAGGCCAAAGAAGTTTTGGGAGAATCTTGGAGTGGTATAAAATGCATCAAGATTGAAATCCCATCCTGAGATCGCCTTTTTAAATATTCCTTTGTAGGTAAGACTGAATCCTGCTGTAGCTGTGTAAAAATTAGCCTTTAAGCTGTGCTTTTGGGTGAAAGGATCACGGATAAAATTATTCACTGTATAATTGGCCAGAACGCCTACGATGACCCCATCATCCGGGTTGTAGTCCAGATTGGGATAGCCTGCAACGGAGTTGTATTTCGGATGCTTGTAATTGTAGCTGTTGATATCATAATCGTCCGTAATATTTCGGGTTGCGTTTCCGGAATTATACGTGTTTTTCTGAGATTTAAAATCATAAATCTTCACTTTTCTGCCATCTGCAACATTGTAGGTATCATGGTTGTATCCACCAATCAGCCTGATGGTCATCTTAGGATTTCCGCTTCCGGTTACTACATAGGTATCATCATCTTCCAAACCGTAGATCCAGAGTTCTTTCGTTTTCGAGTCATGGTAGGTTTTTTCAAAAACCAGTTCATTTTTATCTTTATCCTTGCCCAGCTTATATTGCTGTACCAGTACGGAATGCCCGTTTTTCGTAATCACGAATTTATCGGGATTCACAGTTCCTGCTAAAGGTACTTTTCTCTGAAGAACATCATAATACTGGCTGGCATAGCTCACCAGTTTTGTTTTTCTTGCTTTCAGTTTCCTCTGAATTTCTGCAATGGTTTCGTCCTGTACCTCCTTCGGAAGGTTATGGAAGGCATCATCAATATCTGCATCAGTTAAATGTTCCTGAATATATTTTGCCTGTGCTTCCCATTCACTCTGGTCTGCCCCTTTTAAGAAAACAAGGTCCATCGGGTAAGGTTCCATGGCAAGCCACTTTACGCTGCTTATTTCTTCTGTGAAGGTTTTCATATGACGAATGGCCGGAACATTCATAATAATTTTAAATGCTGCACCGTCATATTTACTGAATGCCTGATCCCTGTCTTTAGGAATAGGTTTGTAGACTACTTTATCACCTGCTTCATATTCTGCCCATTTCCACTGATCTGAGTGCCTGTCCCAGTCACCGATAAGCATGTCAAATAATCTTGCTCTGATGTAGGAAGCTCTGTCAACAGAATATTTATTGCTTTTGCTGAGATTCTTTAGTACATCATCGGTAGAAACAATATCTTTTGCATGATCGAGATAAGCTAATGTTTTCGGGTCTGAAGAAAAACGTTCTTCTATCATGTACATCTCATCCCCGTAATCTTCATTATATCTTCCTAAAGCCTGTTGCTTGGGAATATAATACAGTTTTGGATTGCTGTGGAAAATATTCAGTTTTTCTGACATATTTCCGATGGTGAATGGGGTAAACGGGTGGTTGGTCGTATAAAAGTCCAGCAGGAATTTTTCAGGGAAAGTATCTGCAAGTTCTTCTCCTAATGTGCTTTTCTGGAAAGCCATATTATTAAGAAAACGGATCGCACTTTTTTTCACACCGCGCATTACAAATTCCTGTCCGTCTGCAGATTTCAGTCGTAAGCTGTTAGACTGGTTTCCGCCGCCCTCCCGGAAAGGAATATATCCGCCATTCAGTTCTGAAAGGTTGGCTGTAGGAGCTTCAATCGGTATTCCGTAGTATCTTCTGTAGTGGTCTCCCCATAGCCATCTGTAAAATTTTCTTTTTTCGGTAAGCTGTACCGGATAGATGGTTGAGGAAAATGTTGCCGGAAAAGAATTCGGAAAATTGTTGATGAAGACATCCGGTTTGGAAATTACAGAAATATGAGTCAGTTTCTGAAGCTGGGCATCTTTCGTAGAAAAGTACTCCACATCAGTACTTTCATCTTTTCTGAAATTTAAAACCGCAAAACCGCTGCCTCCGTAGGAAAAGTCTGTTTTCTCCACAATGGTAGACGGATCTGTTTTGGAACCTGCACCGCTGATGATCTGTCTTAAATTTCCATCTTCATGATACTGCAGATTATGATCATGTCCGGAAACGAAAATAATATTTTCTTTGTCCTGAACAATACTTTTCAGTCTATTGGCCAGATCTGCATAATGCTGGTTATTGATATCTTCCGGGCTTGCTCCTGAGGAGCTCCTTAATATATTGACAATACTTGCTGCTACAGGTACAGGAACCTTACTTTTAAAAGGGAAAAGATGTGACTTTGCTGAATTGAAACCTGCATGGGTTCCACTGCTGATAATAGGGTGGTGCAGGGCAACAATGATTTTTTTACCCTGATTTTTGATAATGAGATCTTTGAATTCATCAAAAAAGACTTCACGGGTTTTAATGTTGCAGTTCTTGTTAATTCCCGGATGATTGTCCCAGTTCGTAATTACCCATTCCGTATCAATGGCAATAAGTTTAATATCTTTAGAGATGTTGATATCGTCAATAGGACATCCGTTTTTAGGCAGGAATGCCTTTTTATCGTCAAGATATTTTTTTACGAAACTTTCCTGGGTGTTTAATCCTTCCAGCCCGTTGTACCAGTCGTGATTCCCGGGGATGACCAATGTTTTACCTTTAAAATTCTTCGTTATAGAAAGCTGATTCTCCAGTTTTTGTTTAGCTGAAGCATACTCTTTATCTGTTTCTTTGGGCATACCGTTCGGATAGATATTATCTCCTAGGAAGATCAGCATAGAATTACTGTCGGCAGAATCCAGTTTACTTTTCAGTAAATTCAGTGTTTTCTGTGCCTGAGGTTCATCTGAGTTTCCTGCATCTCCAATCAGGAAGAGTTTAAAATCATTGTCAGATTTTATTTCGGAATCTTTTACTTCAAATAAGTTTTTGCCCTTTTGTACGTTATAGGTAGCACAGGAATAAAGCACTCCTGCGGACATTACTGTCCGAAGAACAATAGAAGTATTTTTTAGATGAGTTTTAAAGGATAAATTCATAAATTTACATTAACAAAATTTCAGGGATGAGCATTTTACAAAAAGCTAAAAATTATGTTGAAATCTTATTCAAAGATAAGTTATCTTCAGTATATTTTTATCATAATTTTATCCATACTGCCTATACCGTCAACAAGGCGGAGGAAATAATGAAAAATACACCTGTTTCTGAAGAGGATCAGGAGAAGGTACTCGTTGCATTATGGTTTCATGATACAGGGTATATAGAATGTGCTCTGAACCATGAGGAAAGGAGTGTAGAGGTGATGAAAGCTTTTTTACATCAGGAAAATTATCCGGAAAGCTATATTGCAGACGTTGAAAAACTGATCCTGGCTACTAAAATACAGTACGAACCTCAGAATTTACTGGAAAAAATTGTAAAGGATGCCGATTTCAGTCATTTTGCAGGCCATGATTATACCGATATCTCCGATGCGTTGAGAAAGGAATGGGAGCTCA of the Chryseobacterium aureum genome contains:
- a CDS encoding metallophosphoesterase, with product MNLSFKTHLKNTSIVLRTVMSAGVLYSCATYNVQKGKNLFEVKDSEIKSDNDFKLFLIGDAGNSDEPQAQKTLNLLKSKLDSADSNSMLIFLGDNIYPNGMPKETDKEYASAKQKLENQLSITKNFKGKTLVIPGNHDWYNGLEGLNTQESFVKKYLDDKKAFLPKNGCPIDDINISKDIKLIAIDTEWVITNWDNHPGINKNCNIKTREVFFDEFKDLIIKNQGKKIIVALHHPIISSGTHAGFNSAKSHLFPFKSKVPVPVAASIVNILRSSSGASPEDINNQHYADLANRLKSIVQDKENIIFVSGHDHNLQYHEDGNLRQIISGAGSKTDPSTIVEKTDFSYGGSGFAVLNFRKDESTDVEYFSTKDAQLQKLTHISVISKPDVFINNFPNSFPATFSSTIYPVQLTEKRKFYRWLWGDHYRRYYGIPIEAPTANLSELNGGYIPFREGGGNQSNSLRLKSADGQEFVMRGVKKSAIRFLNNMAFQKSTLGEELADTFPEKFLLDFYTTNHPFTPFTIGNMSEKLNIFHSNPKLYYIPKQQALGRYNEDYGDEMYMIEERFSSDPKTLAYLDHAKDIVSTDDVLKNLSKSNKYSVDRASYIRARLFDMLIGDWDRHSDQWKWAEYEAGDKVVYKPIPKDRDQAFSKYDGAAFKIIMNVPAIRHMKTFTEEISSVKWLAMEPYPMDLVFLKGADQSEWEAQAKYIQEHLTDADIDDAFHNLPKEVQDETIAEIQRKLKARKTKLVSYASQYYDVLQRKVPLAGTVNPDKFVITKNGHSVLVQQYKLGKDKDKNELVFEKTYHDSKTKELWIYGLEDDDTYVVTGSGNPKMTIRLIGGYNHDTYNVADGRKVKIYDFKSQKNTYNSGNATRNITDDYDINSYNYKHPKYNSVAGYPNLDYNPDDGVIVGVLANYTVNNFIRDPFTQKHSLKANFYTATAGFSLTYKGIFKKAISGWDFNLDAFYTTPRFSQNFFGLSNESEYDKENTEREYNRARISKFNFAPSLYKKSWMNLSHQFQLTFEDNKVQRKADRFINQSPDVRPGVFNSQQFVGANYTFGYKNADNAAFPTLGLEFMLNADWKATLSDFNKNFVTVKGKLAVDHRIDKKGKFVFANSSNVMWMNNNNFEFYQAAAIGGNNGMRAFRNDRFAGRSYFTNNSEIRWDFGRIRNNIAPANMGILIGYDIGRVWNDTENSRKWHQSAGAGLWLSIVEMMSARLNYFYGSDGGRLSAGIGMKF